The following proteins come from a genomic window of Bacteroidales bacterium:
- a CDS encoding CPBP family intramembrane metalloprotease: MRRGLFSEAPPFTQLIFTVFTMMVSALLFMFIAILFAPLFVGISLPDIIAIMNNGEMNHHLGLMRYIQTMQGITLFILPAFFLAYLFSGNVTVYFGFRNPFPKRWLLMVLFVMITVIPLINLLAKLNDQISFPESLSFLERNFRSSEDAARNASDLFLSTTSIYGLFFNILMIALIPAIGEELIFRGIIQKIFVKWTGNIHIAIVISSLLFSAMHLQFYGIFPRWLLGIMFGYLLAWSGSIWLPVFAHFINNAVIAIVGYLTHKGHIPVEAAEYGSSWSAIPVTLAMTAVCILLLWKMKRESARIVPLKRPD; the protein is encoded by the coding sequence ATGCGAAGAGGTCTTTTCAGTGAAGCACCACCCTTTACCCAACTTATTTTCACGGTTTTTACCATGATGGTAAGTGCGTTATTATTCATGTTTATCGCAATACTGTTTGCACCGCTTTTTGTTGGGATTTCCCTGCCGGATATTATTGCTATCATGAACAATGGCGAGATGAACCATCATCTTGGTTTGATGCGATATATACAGACAATGCAGGGTATTACGCTATTTATTCTTCCTGCTTTCTTTCTGGCTTATTTATTTTCAGGAAATGTTACGGTTTATTTCGGATTCCGGAATCCATTTCCAAAAAGATGGTTATTGATGGTACTTTTTGTTATGATCACCGTCATCCCATTGATCAATTTATTGGCCAAACTCAATGACCAGATTTCTTTTCCTGAAAGCCTTTCCTTTCTGGAAAGGAATTTCCGTTCAAGTGAAGATGCCGCACGTAATGCCTCTGATTTATTTCTGTCCACGACCAGCATATACGGATTATTCTTCAATATCTTAATGATTGCACTCATTCCCGCGATCGGTGAAGAACTGATTTTCAGAGGTATTATCCAAAAGATCTTTGTGAAGTGGACAGGGAACATACATATAGCAATTGTCATATCTTCCCTACTATTCAGCGCCATGCACCTTCAATTTTACGGAATCTTTCCCCGTTGGTTACTGGGTATTATGTTCGGGTACCTGCTGGCCTGGAGTGGCTCTATATGGCTACCGGTTTTTGCCCATTTTATCAACAATGCTGTAATCGCAATAGTGGGTTATCTCACCCATAAAGGACATATTCCGGTAGAAGCTGCAGAATACGGGTCCTCATGGAGTGCGATTCCTGTAACACTTGCAATGACTGCCGTTTGCATCTTGTTGTTATGGAAAATGAAAAGAGAATCAGCCCGAATCGTTCCTCTAAAAAGACCTGACTGA
- a CDS encoding DUF4959 domain-containing protein, with translation MKNTIIKIKILTGIWTVLLLFSCKENERFEIGYNDSDPPNPPVFLKYKPTYGGVRIFFQKPDDEDLLSIDATYQTKTGVERWFSVSYFTDYIDVYGFASQEPHTIQLYSVDRAGNHSDKIAITVEAMEPAVEQVASTVYCIGGFSSFYINWENGLMKSMKIFMDYEYEDATGTLQKKSMVYTSREAEERQFVRDPLLLDQLIKVKVRVEDEYGNSSDNIDIGEIKLLSDVKIPKTSWQIPETNDSTILNRAGQKVNTGVPMGFFNALEGRDYMAIDDLISDGTFVNFTHTYGKGRTGETRDGNVPWNYIIDLGDYYELSRIITHQRYRHTEATEYSGREDYYRNENVGSYSMWRWDEDTQSWDSITTHIITFPLNLPDRQYRVLGRQGDMAYMFPEDPKFTKPTRWFRYEALSSFDNNYEGTNANCLSEITLYGRKAEGY, from the coding sequence ATGAAAAACACAATAATAAAAATCAAAATCCTTACAGGGATCTGGACGGTATTGTTGCTGTTTTCCTGTAAGGAAAACGAACGGTTTGAGATTGGCTATAACGACTCGGATCCTCCTAATCCGCCTGTATTTCTAAAATATAAGCCGACATACGGGGGAGTACGTATATTTTTCCAAAAACCCGATGATGAAGATTTGTTGTCCATTGATGCCACTTACCAAACAAAAACAGGTGTAGAAAGATGGTTCTCCGTATCCTATTTTACGGACTACATTGATGTTTACGGATTTGCCTCACAGGAGCCACATACGATCCAATTGTATTCTGTTGATCGCGCAGGTAACCACTCCGACAAAATTGCAATAACAGTGGAAGCTATGGAACCGGCTGTAGAACAAGTAGCCAGTACTGTTTATTGTATCGGCGGTTTCAGTTCCTTCTACATCAACTGGGAAAACGGATTGATGAAAAGCATGAAAATATTCATGGATTATGAATACGAAGATGCAACGGGCACCCTGCAGAAAAAAAGCATGGTGTATACATCCCGTGAAGCAGAAGAACGTCAGTTTGTCCGCGACCCGTTACTCCTCGACCAACTTATTAAGGTGAAAGTACGTGTTGAAGATGAATATGGTAACAGTAGCGATAATATTGATATTGGTGAAATCAAACTGCTCAGCGATGTAAAAATTCCTAAGACTAGCTGGCAAATACCTGAAACAAATGATTCTACCATTCTTAACCGTGCCGGACAGAAAGTCAATACCGGCGTGCCTATGGGATTTTTCAATGCATTGGAAGGACGTGATTACATGGCTATAGATGACCTTATCAGCGACGGTACTTTTGTCAATTTTACCCATACCTATGGAAAAGGCCGTACTGGTGAAACCAGGGATGGTAACGTACCATGGAATTATATCATCGACCTGGGAGATTACTACGAGTTGAGCCGGATCATCACGCACCAGCGTTATCGCCATACCGAAGCCACCGAATATAGCGGCCGTGAAGACTATTACCGCAATGAAAATGTCGGTAGCTATTCTATGTGGCGTTGGGATGAAGACACCCAATCCTGGGATTCCATCACTACCCACATCATTACTTTTCCGTTGAATTTACCCGACCGACAATACCGTGTATTGGGACGACAGGGCGACATGGCCTACATGTTTCCTGAGGATCCTAAATTCACCAAACCTACACGTTGGTTCCGTTATGAGGCATTGTCAAGTTTTGACAATAACTACGAAGGCACCAATGCAAACTGTTTGTCGGAAATCACCCTATATGGGCGTAAAGCGGAAGGATATTGA
- a CDS encoding RagB/SusD family nutrient uptake outer membrane protein has product MKGLNIIITNAKRWVSCLLFAGLLSSCADFLDIVPDNTISLEDYFANKEMAYQALSNVYSGLPNNHQIHYTEFLLGDDWLGQRNATLNHSNLYGSQIMEGLQTTSRPFLNLWEGLKVEPDGGVKYYPVPPLYIRIRMANTFLENIHLVKDLPREDMNFWIAQVKFLKAYFHFLLIQHYGPIVIVDENLPLNSDSEDLFVRRQKVDECFDYVIKLIDEAIPDLKEDIMDTELGMVSKAAAKAIKARILLFRASPLFNGPKDLYGGFTDHDGQPFFPMDEEGSPAWTQKWKDAEEAIIEAIRQSEEDGFGLYEYEDQPYKFDIDDWRANPNLKQYYTLRMLVVDPWNKECLWGRTYSMGASGTLQDASNLRLPNTYTNGVTETTGNSWNWGSATFQMVSRYYTKNGLPIEVDKTFDRNNMYRLVSTVDSTDVEYQNWRGILQPNYMTAKLYLDREPRFYANLGFTGGYWRAHQFCIPTEMYGGTAGGYSSNFATDFYWTGVGVKKYVHPESKSGSWIRQIHFPYPIIRMADLYLMKAEILNQLYGPDQQVWDEINKIRSRAGIPNVEDVWSDANLVTTLYLNRHLDKAGMREIILRERAIELSFEGSRYWDVIRYKQGAAEFNTPVTGWTAESYGAQNFFRLEVKQRRRFLNRNYLWPISLNEMNTNANMIQNPGW; this is encoded by the coding sequence ATGAAAGGATTAAATATAATCATCACCAATGCAAAACGATGGGTTAGCTGCTTGTTGTTTGCCGGATTGTTGTCCTCATGCGCTGATTTCCTCGACATTGTACCGGACAACACTATTTCTCTGGAAGATTATTTCGCTAATAAGGAAATGGCATACCAGGCTTTAAGTAATGTATATTCAGGGCTTCCGAACAACCATCAAATCCATTATACTGAGTTTTTACTGGGCGATGACTGGCTGGGACAACGTAATGCTACCCTGAATCATTCCAACCTTTATGGATCGCAAATTATGGAAGGGCTACAGACTACTTCCAGGCCGTTCCTCAATCTTTGGGAAGGCCTGAAGGTAGAACCGGATGGCGGTGTTAAATACTATCCGGTTCCTCCCTTATACATACGTATCCGTATGGCCAATACGTTTCTTGAAAATATCCATTTGGTCAAAGATCTTCCCCGGGAAGATATGAATTTCTGGATTGCCCAGGTAAAATTTTTGAAGGCTTATTTTCATTTTCTATTGATCCAGCATTATGGACCTATTGTCATTGTTGACGAAAATCTTCCGCTCAATTCAGATTCGGAGGATTTATTTGTCCGCCGCCAAAAAGTCGATGAATGTTTTGATTATGTCATTAAATTGATCGACGAAGCCATACCCGATCTAAAGGAAGACATCATGGATACGGAATTGGGAATGGTCAGCAAGGCGGCTGCCAAAGCCATTAAGGCACGCATCCTGCTGTTCCGTGCCAGTCCGTTATTCAATGGTCCCAAAGATCTATACGGTGGTTTTACTGATCATGACGGACAACCCTTCTTCCCAATGGACGAGGAAGGTTCTCCTGCCTGGACCCAGAAATGGAAAGATGCCGAAGAAGCTATTATTGAAGCGATCCGCCAAAGTGAAGAAGATGGTTTCGGTCTTTATGAATACGAAGATCAGCCCTATAAATTTGATATCGATGACTGGCGCGCCAATCCCAATCTGAAGCAATACTATACCTTGCGTATGTTGGTTGTTGACCCATGGAACAAAGAATGTCTCTGGGGACGTACTTATTCAATGGGGGCAAGTGGTACCCTACAGGATGCCAGCAATCTCCGTCTGCCTAACACATATACCAACGGGGTAACGGAAACAACAGGAAATTCATGGAACTGGGGTTCGGCTACATTCCAGATGGTGAGTCGTTACTACACTAAAAACGGATTACCCATTGAAGTAGACAAAACTTTTGACAGGAACAATATGTACCGGTTAGTTTCCACCGTAGATTCCACTGATGTAGAATACCAAAACTGGCGGGGTATTCTTCAACCCAATTATATGACGGCTAAGCTTTATCTGGATCGCGAACCTCGCTTTTATGCTAATCTTGGTTTTACCGGAGGTTATTGGCGTGCCCATCAGTTCTGCATTCCAACGGAAATGTATGGTGGTACGGCAGGGGGATACTCTTCCAATTTTGCCACGGATTTTTACTGGACAGGTGTCGGTGTAAAGAAATATGTACACCCCGAATCCAAATCTGGTAGTTGGATCCGTCAGATCCATTTCCCTTACCCGATCATCCGCATGGCAGACCTTTACCTGATGAAAGCCGAAATACTGAATCAGTTGTATGGTCCCGATCAACAGGTATGGGACGAAATCAACAAAATAAGAAGCCGTGCAGGTATTCCGAATGTGGAAGATGTATGGTCGGACGCCAATCTGGTCACCACCTTATATCTGAACAGACATCTTGACAAAGCCGGTATGCGTGAAATTATTTTACGTGAAAGGGCCATTGAATTATCATTTGAAGGAAGCCGTTACTGGGATGTAATTCGTTACAAACAAGGAGCTGCCGAATTTAACACTCCTGTAACCGGATGGACAGCAGAAAGCTATGGTGCCCAAAATTTCTTCCGTCTGGAAGTGAAGCAACGCCGCCGTTTCCTTAACCGGAATTACCTGTGGCCGATTTCCCTGAACGAAATGAATACCAATGCCAACATGATTCAAAATCCCGGATGGTAA
- the dusB gene encoding tRNA dihydrouridine synthase DusB: MQIGSIDLGENPLFLAPMEDVTDPSFRYICKHFGADMMYTEFVSSDGLIRDAKKTLKKLEIEDAERPIGIQLYGHLLDAMVQAALIAEEAKPDLIDINFGCPVRKIATRGAGAGMLCNIPLMVQMTEAIVKAVKLPVSVKTRLGWDEDSKNIVDIAERLQDVGIAAITIHGRTRSQLYKGEADWTLIGEVKNNPRMRIPVIGNGDITSAEIAKEKIDRYGVDGIMIGRATYGRPWIFSEIKHYLKTGEPMTPLTIIQKVELAKMHLQKSIEYKGIPVGIFEMRRHLSNYFKNLPDFKQTRMILVTSLDVDELMETLDSIGKRYG; encoded by the coding sequence ATGCAAATCGGTTCTATTGATTTAGGTGAGAATCCATTGTTTCTTGCACCTATGGAGGATGTCACCGATCCATCCTTCCGGTATATATGCAAGCATTTCGGTGCTGATATGATGTACACGGAATTTGTTTCATCGGATGGTTTAATCCGGGATGCAAAGAAGACTTTGAAAAAGTTGGAAATTGAAGATGCAGAGCGTCCGATCGGTATTCAGCTATATGGACATTTGCTGGATGCAATGGTTCAGGCTGCTTTAATCGCAGAAGAAGCAAAGCCCGACCTGATCGATATAAATTTTGGTTGTCCTGTGCGTAAAATTGCTACACGGGGTGCCGGTGCCGGAATGCTTTGTAATATACCATTGATGGTACAAATGACAGAAGCCATTGTCAAGGCTGTGAAATTGCCGGTATCCGTAAAAACCCGCTTAGGCTGGGATGAAGACTCGAAAAATATTGTTGACATCGCCGAGCGTCTACAGGATGTAGGAATTGCAGCCATTACTATTCATGGACGGACGAGATCACAGTTATATAAAGGTGAAGCCGACTGGACCCTGATAGGAGAGGTAAAAAATAATCCGCGCATGCGCATTCCTGTTATTGGGAATGGAGATATTACATCTGCAGAAATAGCCAAAGAAAAAATAGATCGTTACGGAGTAGATGGAATAATGATCGGGCGGGCAACATACGGGCGGCCGTGGATTTTTTCGGAAATCAAACATTATTTGAAAACCGGTGAACCCATGACTCCACTCACTATCATCCAAAAAGTAGAACTAGCCAAAATGCATTTACAAAAATCAATTGAATATAAGGGAATTCCTGTAGGTATATTTGAAATGCGCCGGCATTTATCTAATTATTTTAAAAACCTGCCTGACTTTAAACAGACCCGTATGATACTGGTTACTTCCCTCGATGTGGATGAATTGATGGAAACACTGGATAGTATCGGAAAAAGATATGGATAA
- the grpE gene encoding nucleotide exchange factor GrpE — translation MAKTDHANEDERSMDEMKDTELELDGVENENPAELESYIEDLEQKLAESQDKYLRLSAEFDNFRKRTLREKTELIQTAGQSILKEILPVVDDFERGLDAVEKAEDTESVKEGMVLIYNKLKDFLSANGVNEIKAINESFDPESHEAVTKIPAPTKNMKGKVVDVIQKGYTLNDKIIRYPKVVVGE, via the coding sequence ATGGCAAAGACAGATCACGCTAATGAAGATGAACGCTCAATGGATGAAATGAAGGATACTGAACTGGAGTTGGACGGTGTTGAGAATGAAAATCCGGCAGAATTGGAATCATACATAGAGGATTTAGAACAGAAGCTAGCTGAATCACAAGATAAATATTTAAGGTTATCGGCCGAATTTGATAATTTTCGTAAACGCACATTACGTGAAAAAACGGAATTGATCCAAACTGCGGGACAATCTATTTTGAAGGAAATACTTCCGGTTGTCGACGATTTTGAAAGGGGATTGGATGCGGTTGAAAAGGCAGAAGATACGGAATCCGTTAAAGAAGGTATGGTTCTCATATACAATAAGCTGAAAGATTTTTTGTCTGCCAATGGTGTGAATGAGATCAAAGCTATCAACGAGTCGTTTGATCCCGAAAGCCATGAAGCTGTCACTAAAATTCCGGCTCCTACAAAAAATATGAAAGGAAAAGTGGTTGATGTCATACAAAAGGGTTATACCCTAAATGATAAGATCATACGATATCCTAAAGTTGTTGTTGGCGAGTAA
- the dnaJ gene encoding molecular chaperone DnaJ, giving the protein MTKRDYYEVLEVSKSASKEEIKKAYRKKAIQFHPDKNPGDNAAEEKFKEAAEAYEVLSDDNKKSRYDQFGHAGVNGGAGFGGGGMSMDDIFSHFGDIFGDIGGFGFGGFGGSRQSQRVSKGSNLRVKVRMNLQEVAEGVEKKLKLKKYVACTSCDGTGAEGHSGLSTCTACNGTGQVTRITNTILGRMQTSSVCNSCGGSGKIITKKCTSCYGEGIVQGEEVVTVKIPAGVAEGMQLNVSGKGNAARRGGINGDLIVAIEEEPHQELVRDGNDLIYPLFVSIPDAITGTTVEIPTVNGKAKIKVDPGTQPGKILRLRGKGIPDVNGYGKGDLLVTVNVWIPKDTSKEERSILEKLNQSKNFQPHPDNEDKSFFKKMRNLFE; this is encoded by the coding sequence ATGACAAAAAGGGATTATTACGAAGTATTAGAAGTATCGAAGTCTGCATCAAAAGAAGAGATAAAAAAAGCGTACCGGAAAAAGGCCATCCAATTTCATCCGGATAAAAATCCGGGAGATAATGCAGCTGAAGAAAAATTTAAGGAAGCAGCTGAAGCCTATGAAGTACTGAGCGATGACAATAAAAAAAGCAGGTATGACCAGTTTGGCCATGCCGGAGTCAACGGAGGGGCTGGGTTTGGCGGCGGTGGTATGTCTATGGATGATATTTTTTCCCATTTCGGAGACATTTTCGGAGATATTGGAGGTTTTGGTTTTGGAGGATTCGGAGGTTCCAGACAAAGTCAACGGGTAAGTAAAGGCAGTAACTTAAGGGTGAAGGTGCGGATGAACCTGCAGGAGGTTGCTGAAGGCGTTGAGAAAAAATTAAAATTAAAAAAGTACGTTGCTTGTACATCGTGCGATGGTACGGGAGCTGAAGGTCATTCCGGACTTTCAACTTGTACTGCCTGTAACGGGACCGGGCAAGTAACCAGGATTACCAACACGATCCTTGGACGTATGCAGACTTCGTCCGTATGTAATAGCTGCGGCGGAAGCGGAAAAATTATCACTAAAAAATGTACCTCTTGTTATGGTGAGGGCATTGTACAAGGAGAAGAAGTTGTTACGGTTAAAATCCCTGCTGGTGTAGCCGAAGGAATGCAACTGAATGTCAGCGGAAAAGGGAATGCTGCCCGTCGCGGAGGAATCAATGGGGATTTGATCGTGGCTATTGAAGAAGAACCACACCAGGAATTGGTCCGGGATGGTAACGACCTGATTTATCCCTTGTTTGTAAGTATTCCCGATGCGATTACCGGAACAACTGTTGAAATCCCCACTGTAAACGGAAAAGCCAAAATTAAAGTTGATCCGGGAACCCAACCGGGGAAAATATTGCGTTTAAGAGGAAAAGGCATCCCAGATGTGAACGGTTATGGAAAAGGTGATCTGTTGGTCACCGTTAATGTTTGGATACCAAAAGATACTTCAAAGGAAGAACGCTCTATTCTTGAAAAATTAAACCAATCAAAGAATTTTCAGCCTCATCCGGATAATGAAGATAAATCCTTCTTTAAAAAAATGAGAAATTTATTCGAATAA
- a CDS encoding TonB-dependent receptor, translated as MMTFIKCKQNNLRKMLLTTAFFIVGICALQAQSIRITGSVTDEGGGPLPGVSVTIRGTSQGTATNMNGEFSINAPSDTSTLQFSFVGFQSQNVKIGNRRIIPVVLKEEAAQIGEVVVTAFGTQKKESVLASIESVNVKDLQIASSNLTSAFAGKIPGLISYQTSGEPGADNAQFFVRGVSTFGYASSPLILIDGFEASADDLARIQTDDIESFSVMKDASATVLYGARGANGIVSVTTKGGNTDKLKISARVDVNVATPTKLLKLLDGVEYMRLYNQALVSRYDDQVHNINDTPTAPWYSEEKILATERGDNPMIYPNIDWYDKMFKQATFNTKANVNFSGGGQVANYYVSGGFENETGLLKVDDQDNLNNFNNNIDIKRFNLRSNVTFKLGKTTKLDTRIYGRFERYNGPYEDASELFKMVMDSNPVDFPAIWEPDERNKETRWTLFGNADPSKVNPFAQMVKGYKERNENNISIQATLMQDLDFITPNLKFQFKGSANTWNKTIGYRSYAPVYYALEQYDAFTGEYTLYNLNPNTVPYLGDVRGERDGSTHFYFEAQFIWGKTWGKHSVDLMTVGIHSQKILTDGNNGTIYKTLPERNLGNSGRVSYDYDKRYFAEFAYGYNGSEKFQGKKRFGFFPSFAAGWIVSNEKFWGEGLKNTISLLKFKFTYGKVGNDNIANRESRFFYLSEIVNNTDRTAFYQWGRIFSGSYSGFTFNRYSNPDISWETAEKYNLGTEINLFKDESLKIQFDIFKDLRESIYMARENFPATAGFETTIHGNVGKASSKGFDASVDYRRFFGSDFWLTGRANITFAINKYLELDEKNYRDRYLSNVGHPIKQTWGYIAERLFVDQLEIDNSPRQEFGAYMRGDIKYLDVNGDGVINTNDRVPMGYPTDPEVQYGFGLSAGYKNFDLSFFFQGNARVSFYIQPAKIAPFYDRRNAPEIVARDSWSETNPNVHAFWPRLATYHVENNTVQSSWWLREGSFMRLKTVEFGYTFPFAEKLNLTSARIYFTGENLFTLSRFKLWDPEMGGNGLGYPINRRFNIGIHVNF; from the coding sequence ATGATGACGTTTATCAAATGTAAACAAAATAACCTGAGAAAAATGCTGTTGACCACTGCATTTTTTATCGTAGGAATATGTGCGCTACAGGCGCAGTCAATTAGAATTACCGGATCTGTTACTGATGAAGGTGGAGGACCGTTACCAGGTGTTTCCGTAACAATCCGGGGAACCTCCCAGGGAACAGCTACCAATATGAATGGTGAGTTTTCAATCAACGCTCCCAGTGACACAAGTACATTACAATTCTCTTTTGTTGGGTTTCAGTCCCAAAATGTAAAAATCGGAAACCGGCGGATTATCCCCGTAGTTTTGAAAGAAGAAGCTGCTCAGATAGGAGAAGTAGTAGTAACGGCTTTCGGTACTCAAAAAAAGGAAAGTGTGCTAGCTTCCATTGAGTCGGTGAATGTTAAGGATTTGCAGATTGCATCTTCAAACCTTACCTCCGCATTTGCAGGAAAAATTCCCGGGTTGATTTCCTATCAGACTAGTGGTGAACCCGGTGCAGATAATGCCCAGTTCTTTGTCCGCGGGGTTTCTACTTTCGGGTATGCATCCAGCCCTCTCATCCTGATTGATGGTTTTGAAGCTTCTGCAGATGATCTTGCCCGTATTCAGACTGACGATATCGAAAGTTTCTCCGTGATGAAGGATGCTTCGGCAACCGTGCTTTATGGTGCACGTGGCGCGAACGGTATCGTTTCGGTAACTACCAAAGGAGGCAACACCGATAAGCTAAAAATATCCGCACGTGTAGATGTCAATGTTGCCACACCTACCAAATTGCTCAAATTGCTCGATGGCGTAGAATATATGCGTCTTTATAACCAGGCGTTGGTTTCCCGGTATGACGATCAGGTTCACAACATCAACGATACGCCGACCGCACCATGGTACAGTGAAGAAAAAATACTGGCCACCGAACGCGGTGACAACCCTATGATCTATCCGAACATTGATTGGTATGACAAGATGTTCAAACAGGCTACCTTTAATACCAAAGCCAATGTCAATTTTTCAGGTGGCGGCCAGGTCGCCAACTACTATGTATCCGGCGGATTTGAAAACGAAACGGGTCTGTTAAAGGTAGACGATCAGGACAACCTGAATAATTTCAACAACAACATCGATATCAAGCGTTTCAATTTGCGTAGCAACGTAACGTTTAAACTGGGCAAGACTACCAAACTCGATACCCGTATTTATGGCCGCTTTGAAAGGTATAACGGCCCGTATGAAGACGCTAGCGAACTTTTCAAAATGGTCATGGATAGCAACCCAGTTGATTTTCCTGCTATATGGGAGCCGGATGAACGCAATAAAGAAACGCGCTGGACGCTTTTTGGTAATGCTGACCCATCAAAAGTCAATCCATTTGCACAGATGGTGAAGGGATACAAGGAAAGAAACGAAAACAACATCAGCATACAGGCCACACTCATGCAAGATCTGGATTTCATTACACCTAACCTGAAGTTCCAGTTCAAAGGCTCAGCCAATACCTGGAATAAGACCATAGGATACCGCAGCTATGCTCCGGTCTACTATGCGCTGGAACAGTACGATGCGTTCACAGGCGAGTATACCCTCTATAATTTGAATCCAAATACAGTCCCTTATCTGGGCGATGTACGTGGCGAGCGTGACGGCAGTACACACTTCTACTTTGAAGCCCAGTTTATCTGGGGTAAAACCTGGGGTAAGCATAGTGTCGACCTGATGACGGTAGGTATTCATAGCCAGAAAATTCTGACCGACGGAAACAACGGCACCATTTATAAAACCCTGCCCGAACGAAACCTTGGTAATTCAGGTCGTGTTTCTTACGATTACGATAAACGTTATTTTGCAGAATTTGCCTACGGTTATAACGGTTCGGAAAAATTTCAAGGCAAAAAACGGTTTGGATTTTTCCCGTCCTTCGCTGCGGGCTGGATTGTTTCCAATGAAAAATTCTGGGGTGAAGGATTGAAAAATACAATCAGCCTGCTGAAATTCAAATTCACCTATGGAAAAGTGGGTAATGACAATATTGCAAACCGGGAAAGTCGCTTCTTCTATCTTTCCGAAATTGTCAATAATACAGATAGAACAGCATTTTATCAATGGGGACGGATTTTTTCCGGCTCATACTCCGGATTCACTTTCAACAGGTATTCCAATCCCGACATATCATGGGAAACAGCCGAAAAATATAATCTGGGGACGGAAATCAATTTATTCAAGGATGAATCGTTGAAAATCCAATTCGACATATTCAAAGACCTCCGGGAAAGCATCTACATGGCCAGGGAAAATTTCCCTGCGACTGCCGGTTTTGAGACTACCATACACGGTAATGTGGGTAAAGCCTCATCCAAGGGATTCGATGCCTCTGTCGATTACAGGCGTTTCTTTGGTTCCGATTTCTGGCTGACAGGACGTGCCAACATTACTTTTGCCATCAACAAGTACCTGGAGCTGGACGAAAAGAACTATCGCGACAGATACCTTTCAAATGTCGGACATCCCATCAAACAAACCTGGGGATACATCGCCGAACGGCTTTTTGTAGATCAACTGGAGATCGACAACTCACCGAGACAGGAATTCGGCGCATATATGCGTGGCGACATTAAATATCTGGATGTCAATGGTGATGGCGTGATCAATACCAATGACCGGGTGCCTATGGGTTATCCTACTGATCCTGAAGTACAGTATGGTTTCGGATTATCGGCAGGATACAAGAATTTCGACCTTTCGTTTTTCTTCCAGGGAAATGCCCGCGTATCATTTTATATCCAACCGGCGAAAATCGCCCCCTTCTATGATCGTAGGAATGCACCTGAAATCGTAGCGCGCGATTCCTGGAGCGAAACCAATCCGAACGTGCACGCTTTCTGGCCCCGTCTGGCTACCTATCATGTAGAAAACAATACAGTACAATCATCATGGTGGTTACGCGAAGGAAGCTTTATGCGCTTGAAAACAGTAGAATTCGGCTATACTTTCCCGTTTGCCGAAAAGCTGAATCTGACAAGTGCACGTATTTACTTTACCGGAGAAAACTTATTCACGCTCAGCCGTTTTAAACTCTGGGATCCTGAAATGGGCGGCAATGGACTAGGTTACCCTATTAACCGGCGCTTCAACATAGGGATTCATGTTAATTTCTAA